Proteins encoded together in one Catellatospora citrea window:
- a CDS encoding RNA polymerase sigma factor, with protein MRAWDADFTEFVAVYTGRLRRLAYGRCGDWDTADRVTRQVLLSVYRRGDSPHQEPPEAYAEQALLHLLRHTRTDADTGPDVLAPPVPFTSDELIAVGRARQRASRAVTAALTVLGLVAAGVLLVLLRPVPGSAPLPEAEDCMAGLPSPPSGSPTMSATPVGVVVDGGMDRLTALTGDLPLRGATVMPEQARRERLSCEVAAYFRTKVNPGGLERVDLGLDDRGDARPLAALLDPEIGPAALTVSVRMTTASGQGTVTISVAPTIALPDRQHCARLAICRLSSVTEEGWVLEQYGVHETPEARAAGHRLGTDADWWSVAAYTGHSMVLVTITNTPDVRAALPASAQYTPLGEQVTTLATDPRLAVFDPPASSPPPATASQAAA; from the coding sequence GTGCGCGCATGGGACGCCGACTTCACCGAGTTCGTGGCCGTCTACACCGGACGGCTGCGCCGCCTGGCGTACGGCCGCTGCGGCGACTGGGACACGGCCGACCGGGTCACCCGGCAGGTGCTGCTGTCCGTCTACCGGCGCGGGGACTCTCCGCATCAGGAACCTCCCGAGGCATACGCCGAGCAGGCCCTGCTCCACCTGCTGCGCCACACCAGAACCGACGCGGACACCGGCCCCGACGTGCTCGCGCCACCGGTGCCGTTCACCTCCGACGAGCTGATCGCGGTCGGCCGGGCCCGGCAACGGGCATCGCGCGCCGTCACGGCGGCATTGACCGTGCTCGGGCTGGTCGCGGCCGGGGTTCTGCTGGTCCTGCTGCGCCCGGTGCCGGGAAGCGCGCCGCTGCCCGAGGCCGAGGACTGCATGGCCGGGCTCCCGTCGCCGCCGTCCGGCTCCCCGACGATGTCGGCAACGCCGGTGGGCGTGGTCGTCGACGGCGGGATGGACCGGCTGACGGCGCTGACCGGCGACCTGCCGCTGCGCGGCGCGACGGTGATGCCCGAACAGGCCCGCCGGGAACGGCTGAGCTGCGAGGTCGCCGCGTACTTCCGGACCAAGGTGAACCCGGGCGGCCTGGAGCGGGTCGACCTCGGGCTCGACGACCGCGGGGACGCCCGGCCGCTGGCCGCGCTGCTCGACCCGGAGATCGGCCCGGCCGCGCTGACGGTGTCGGTGCGGATGACCACGGCCAGCGGGCAGGGCACGGTCACCATCTCCGTGGCTCCCACCATCGCGTTGCCCGATCGGCAGCACTGCGCCCGGCTCGCCATCTGCCGGCTGTCCAGCGTCACCGAGGAAGGCTGGGTCCTCGAACAGTACGGCGTGCACGAGACGCCGGAGGCGCGTGCCGCCGGACACCGTCTGGGCACGGACGCGGACTGGTGGTCGGTGGCGGCCTACACCGGTCACAGCATGGTCCTGGTGACGATCACCAACACGCCCGACGTCCGCGCCGCGCTGCCCGCCAGCGCCCAGTACACGCCGCTCGGCGAGCAGGTGACGACGCTGGCCACCGATCCCAGGCTCGCCGTGTTCGACCCGCCCGCCTCCAGCCCACCGCCCGCCACGGCCAGTCAAGCAGCCGCCTGA